GGAAGCGGGTGAGATTTTTGGGTTGATTGGTCCGGATGGGGCTGGGAAAACCACCACCATGCGCCTGCTGTGTGGTGCCTTGCTGCCCGATAGCAAGCAAGATAGAGCGCAGGCGCTGATCCATATCGTGGGGGTAGACATATTTCGCCAAACTGACCAGGCGCGTGCCCAGTTGGGCTATCTTCCTCAACGCTTCTCAATGTATGAAGAGCTGACCGTGTTGGAAAACCTGCGTTTCTTTGCGGAGGTGCGCGGCCTTTCGGAATCTGACTGGAAACCACGCTGTATGCAGATCCTGGAATTTGTCGGGCTGGCAGATTTTATTAACCGCCGTGCGGGGCAGCTTTCAGGCGGGATGCGCCAGAAGCTGGGGCTGGCTGCCGCGCTGGTTCATTCACCCAGGGTGCTACTGCTCGACGAACCCACCACTGGGGTTGATCCGGTCACCCGCCAGGATTTCTGGCAGCTCATCATCCGCCTTGTTGCGGAAGGGAG
The genomic region above belongs to Anaerolineales bacterium and contains:
- a CDS encoding multidrug ABC transporter ATP-binding protein, with product MPPHILVSHLSKSFGSTHAVDDLSLHVEAGEIFGLIGPDGAGKTTTMRLLCGALLPDSKQDRAQALIHIVGVDIFRQTDQARAQLGYLPQRFSMYEELTVLENLRFFAEVRGLSESDWKPRCMQILEFVGLADFINRRAGQLSGGMRQKLGLAAALVHSPRVLLLDEPTTGVDPVTRQDFWQLIIRLVAEGSVAVLVSTPYMDEAGRCARVGFMRQGKILLEGKPDELRAKLDGRIIEVHGEPLQILREIARSDPRVEDAQMFGDRLHLRVQPGSTQAVMENLQVVIPTRGGRLSMLRSTTPQLEDVFIDLLEGQSAQGLG